The sequence GCGGCGCGGTTAAGCCACCCGGCATTTCGCCACGCACACCGGCAGCCCAAAACACGTTACGTGTTTTTAATACAGTGCCGTTATCAATACTCAACGTTAGGCCATCGTAATGTTCTACGTGTACACTGTTAATTACCGTTACGCCACGCTCTACCAAAAAATGCTTTGCCTTTGCCGATGCCCCCTCGGACATTGCAGCCAGCAGTTCCGACTTTCCCTCGGCCAGGTAAACCTTCATATCATCAAGGCACAAACCGGGATAATCCTTACAAAGGATATGCATGCGCATTTCGGCCAACGCGCCGGACAATTCCACACCGGTAGGGCCGCCGCCTACCACCACAAAGGTGAGCAGGGCCTGCCGTTCTTCGGGGTCGGTAGTTACTAATGCCTTTTCCAGGTTTTGTAAAACCAAGGCGCGCAGGTTTAGCGCCTCGGGCAGGTTTTTCATGGGCATAGTGTAATGCTCCAGCTCCTCGCTGCCGAAATAATTGGTATTTGCGCCGGTAGCTATCACCAGGTGATCGTACTTAATATCACCAATATTGGTGTTCAGGATATTGGCATCAGCATTTATTTGCTGCACATCGGCCATTACGAATGTAAAATTCTTTTGCCCGGCAAAAATGCGGCGGATAGGGAACGCTACCGAATCGCCCTCGAGGGCGCCCATAGCTACCTGGTAAAGTAAGGGCTGAAAGGTGTGGTAGTTGTGCCTGTCTAACAGAATTACTTCCACCGGTTTATTTTTAAGGTTTTTTGCAACCTGTATGCCGCCAAAGCCGCCACCAATAATAACAATGCGTGGGGTGCCTGCGGT comes from Mucilaginibacter mali and encodes:
- a CDS encoding NAD(P)/FAD-dependent oxidoreductase encodes the protein MDLINTTAGTPRIVIIGGGFGGIQVAKNLKNKPVEVILLDRHNYHTFQPLLYQVAMGALEGDSVAFPIRRIFAGQKNFTFVMADVQQINADANILNTNIGDIKYDHLVIATGANTNYFGSEELEHYTMPMKNLPEALNLRALVLQNLEKALVTTDPEERQALLTFVVVGGGPTGVELSGALAEMRMHILCKDYPGLCLDDMKVYLAEGKSELLAAMSEGASAKAKHFLVERGVTVINSVHVEHYDGLTLSIDNGTVLKTRNVFWAAGVRGEMPGGLTAPLTRGTRIKTDNISRVEGCQNIYAIGDVAAMITPELPEGLPGVAPVAMQQGKHLAKNLIHIINGQPAIPFKYFDKGTMATVGRNRAVADIGRLHFQGFFAWLMWMFVHLLSLAGFSNKLIVFFSWAINYINKDSDNRLIVRGFNTGKMQVDDTSK